In Microbacterium sp. 1.5R, the following are encoded in one genomic region:
- the ptsP gene encoding phosphoenolpyruvate--protein phosphotransferase, whose translation MSELRGVGIGLGVAQGVVVRMTEALPAPENTPSGQGADTERTRVREAVTAVAQELTARGEAAGGSAQEVLEAQAMIAEDPTLQDEVDARIDDGATAEWAVHDAFAGFRATLEAVGGYLGERAADLDDIAQRVLARLRGVDAPGVPDPGHPFVLVARDLAPADTALLNLDQVLALVTFDGGPTSHTAILAREKGIVAIVGAASASELATGSPVIVDAAAGIVTVDPTDDEKARAEQRAAARRSADAAPLTPGALADGTPIPLLANLGKPADASDAVERGAEGVGLFRTEFLFLSSAQAPTVQQQRESYRELLAAFPGKKVVVRMLDAGADKPLAFLNDAHEENPALGLRGLRALRASEDILREQLTALAEADAATEADLWVMAPMVATVEETQYFTSLAREYGLKTAGVMVEIPSSALLADRILAHADFASIGTNDLTQYTMAADRLLGSVAAFQDPWHPAVLRLIREVGTAGARLGKPVGICGEAAADPMLAVVLVGLGATSLSMAPSALADVRHTLSQHTLDEARNFAELALAADDAAGARLAVADAAAPLPPHQKETTS comes from the coding sequence ATGAGCGAACTGCGTGGAGTCGGCATCGGTCTCGGAGTCGCCCAGGGCGTCGTCGTCCGGATGACCGAGGCGCTGCCCGCCCCGGAGAACACCCCCAGCGGTCAGGGAGCCGACACGGAGCGCACACGTGTCCGCGAGGCCGTGACGGCCGTCGCACAGGAGCTGACGGCCCGCGGCGAGGCCGCCGGCGGCTCGGCCCAGGAGGTGCTCGAGGCGCAGGCGATGATCGCCGAGGACCCGACGCTGCAGGACGAGGTCGACGCACGCATCGACGACGGCGCGACGGCCGAATGGGCCGTGCATGACGCGTTCGCCGGTTTCCGGGCGACGCTCGAGGCGGTCGGGGGCTACCTCGGCGAGCGCGCCGCCGATCTCGACGACATCGCGCAGCGGGTGCTCGCCCGACTTCGCGGCGTGGATGCGCCCGGGGTCCCCGACCCCGGGCATCCGTTCGTCCTCGTCGCTCGCGACCTCGCCCCGGCCGACACCGCGCTGCTGAACCTCGATCAGGTGCTCGCCCTCGTCACCTTCGACGGCGGACCCACCTCGCACACCGCGATCCTCGCCCGCGAGAAGGGCATCGTCGCGATCGTCGGAGCGGCATCAGCCTCGGAGCTCGCGACCGGCAGCCCGGTCATCGTCGACGCCGCAGCCGGAATCGTCACCGTCGATCCGACCGACGACGAGAAGGCGCGCGCCGAGCAGCGCGCCGCCGCCCGCCGCTCGGCGGATGCCGCACCACTCACTCCCGGCGCCCTCGCCGACGGCACGCCGATCCCGCTGCTGGCGAACCTGGGGAAGCCTGCAGACGCATCCGATGCCGTCGAACGCGGGGCCGAGGGCGTCGGGCTGTTCCGCACCGAGTTCCTGTTCCTCTCGTCGGCGCAGGCGCCGACGGTGCAGCAGCAGCGAGAGTCCTATCGGGAGCTGCTCGCGGCCTTCCCCGGCAAGAAGGTCGTCGTGAGGATGCTGGATGCCGGCGCCGACAAGCCGCTGGCGTTCCTCAACGACGCGCACGAGGAGAACCCGGCCCTGGGCCTGCGGGGGCTGCGTGCTCTGCGGGCGAGCGAGGACATCCTGCGCGAGCAGCTGACGGCCCTCGCCGAAGCGGATGCCGCGACCGAGGCGGACCTCTGGGTCATGGCGCCGATGGTGGCGACCGTCGAGGAGACGCAGTACTTCACCTCGCTCGCCCGGGAGTACGGCCTGAAGACCGCCGGTGTCATGGTCGAGATCCCGTCCAGTGCGCTGCTCGCCGACCGGATCCTCGCGCACGCCGACTTCGCCTCGATCGGCACGAACGACCTCACGCAGTACACGATGGCCGCCGACCGTCTACTCGGCTCCGTCGCGGCGTTCCAGGATCCGTGGCACCCCGCCGTGCTCCGTCTCATCCGTGAGGTCGGCACGGCAGGTGCCCGGCTCGGCAAGCCGGTCGGGATCTGCGGTGAGGCCGCCGCCGATCCGATGCTCGCCGTCGTGCTCGTCGGGCTCGGCGCGACGAGCCTCTCCATGGCGCCGTCCGCCCTGGCGGACGTGCGTCACACCCTGTCGCAGCACACTCTCGACGAAGCCCGCAACTTCGCCGAACTCGCACTGGCGGCGGACGACGCCGCCGGTGCTCGCCTCGCCGTGGCTGACGCCGCGGCACCCCTCCCCCCTCACCAGAAAGAGACGACATCATGA
- a CDS encoding BglG family transcription antiterminator produces the protein MSRQRQDQLLSSLLRQGEWVTAASLADQLGVTPRSIRSYVAALNARTGGADAVESGPAGYRAGSGARDALRTRQSGDSAPRDRLHGLVRTLLDVPEGVDVFATASALHVSEATLEADLARVRTLLDGTDLALERDREIVRLRGNEAAQRRLLSRLAHDEMDAASFHPETFRRALAGGVIAADAVGPFKSELVRELGEQGYYVNELAISDVLLHIAIAAERVAAGHALEAGPAGAREEIPRVGAVIARLAQQHFSVALGDGDSGHLASLVLTRIVAPGEDAAGDVARSGVDPGVEAAVRAEIARAAEDFQVDLVDETFVLRLALHVQNLMRRAEESALTRNPLTRSLKTSYPMIFEVAVSIASGLHDRLGTPIHDDEIAYIAMHVGGRLERSRKAESILTATIVCPGYYELHELLRSSVDRSLGSAIEVTSVITKVDPDWASFDTDLVLSTIEPGAAGDRFVRIQPFLTDADVDRIQQAAARVRRGRRLTRLRGELARYFDADAFVYPLPDAGEEAIIRRLGGLLVDAGLIGDDYVENTILRERMSSTAFTDALAVPHALQMTATRTAIAIGVTDGSAAWGEGRVQVVALAAFSESDRAAFQTVFEQLVEVFSERESVQRILRRGTTFEAFLDELVAVIDG, from the coding sequence ATGTCGCGACAGCGTCAGGATCAACTCCTGTCGTCCCTGCTCCGTCAGGGCGAGTGGGTGACGGCCGCCAGTCTCGCCGATCAGCTCGGGGTCACCCCGCGCAGCATCCGCTCGTACGTCGCCGCGCTGAACGCGAGAACCGGTGGAGCGGATGCCGTCGAGTCGGGCCCGGCGGGATACCGCGCCGGGTCGGGGGCTCGCGACGCACTGCGCACGCGTCAGAGCGGCGACTCCGCCCCGCGTGACCGACTGCACGGTCTCGTCCGCACCCTGCTCGATGTGCCGGAAGGTGTCGACGTCTTCGCCACGGCCAGTGCGCTCCATGTGAGCGAAGCCACTCTCGAGGCGGACCTCGCCCGCGTCCGCACACTGCTCGACGGCACCGATCTCGCACTCGAGAGAGACCGCGAGATCGTGCGACTGCGAGGCAACGAGGCGGCACAGCGTCGTCTGCTGTCGCGACTCGCACATGACGAGATGGATGCCGCGTCGTTCCACCCCGAGACGTTCCGCCGAGCGCTCGCCGGAGGAGTCATCGCCGCCGACGCCGTCGGGCCTTTCAAGTCCGAGCTCGTGCGCGAACTCGGAGAACAGGGCTACTACGTCAACGAGCTCGCGATCTCCGATGTCCTTCTGCACATCGCGATCGCCGCCGAGAGGGTTGCGGCCGGCCACGCGCTCGAAGCCGGTCCTGCCGGTGCGCGGGAGGAGATCCCGCGGGTCGGGGCTGTGATCGCCCGGCTCGCCCAGCAGCACTTCTCGGTCGCGCTGGGCGACGGGGACAGCGGGCATCTCGCGTCCCTCGTCCTCACGCGCATCGTGGCTCCGGGGGAGGACGCTGCGGGCGATGTCGCCCGCAGCGGCGTGGACCCGGGTGTCGAGGCGGCCGTGCGTGCGGAGATCGCGAGGGCGGCGGAGGATTTCCAAGTCGACCTGGTCGACGAGACCTTCGTGCTGCGCCTCGCCCTGCACGTGCAGAACCTGATGCGTCGCGCCGAGGAGAGCGCGCTGACCCGCAATCCGCTCACCCGCTCGCTCAAGACCTCGTATCCGATGATCTTCGAGGTCGCGGTCTCGATCGCCAGCGGACTGCACGATCGCCTCGGCACGCCGATCCACGACGACGAGATCGCCTACATCGCGATGCACGTCGGCGGACGACTCGAGCGCAGCCGCAAGGCCGAGTCGATCCTCACCGCGACCATCGTGTGCCCGGGGTATTACGAGCTGCACGAGCTGCTCCGATCGAGCGTCGACCGCTCGCTCGGGTCCGCGATCGAGGTGACCAGCGTCATCACCAAGGTCGACCCGGACTGGGCGTCGTTCGACACCGACCTGGTGCTCAGCACGATCGAGCCGGGCGCTGCCGGCGATCGCTTCGTCCGCATCCAGCCGTTCCTCACGGATGCCGATGTCGACCGGATCCAGCAGGCCGCGGCACGCGTCCGGCGAGGCCGACGCCTCACCAGGCTCCGTGGCGAGCTCGCGCGATACTTCGATGCCGACGCCTTCGTCTATCCGCTGCCCGATGCGGGGGAGGAGGCGATCATCCGGCGACTGGGCGGTCTCCTCGTGGATGCGGGGCTGATCGGTGACGACTACGTCGAGAACACCATCCTCCGCGAACGGATGTCGTCGACGGCGTTCACAGACGCGCTCGCGGTGCCGCACGCGCTCCAGATGACCGCCACGCGCACCGCGATCGCGATCGGCGTGACGGACGGGTCGGCAGCGTGGGGTGAGGGACGCGTGCAGGTGGTCGCTCTCGCCGCCTTCAGCGAGAGCGACCGCGCCGCGTTCCAGACGGTGTTCGAGCAGCTCGTCGAGGTGTTCAGCGAACGGGAGAGCGTGCAGCGCATCCTCCGCCGGGGCACCACCTTCGAGGCGTTCCTCGACGAGCTCGTCGCCGTCATCGACGGGTGA
- a CDS encoding mannitol-1-phosphate 5-dehydrogenase, protein MKAVHFGAGNIGRGFVGLLLHEGGYEVVFSDVADALVDAINAVDSYTVHEAGPGGTDHVVTGFRAVNSRTDPDAVADEVATADVVTTAVGPTVLRFVAPTIVAGLALRPAGAAPLQVMACENAIGATDTLRAEIEKAAGADAEELLSRAVFANTAVDRIVPGQPADGGVDVTVEPYFEWAIESQAFGGALPNIPGAHFVDDLAPYIERKLFTVNTGHAATAYFGARAGIERISDALADPDIVARVSAALEETSAVLVAEHGLDPAELAAYRATILERFRNPALVDTVQRVGRQPLRKISRHERFIGPAAMAAERGLSTIALVGAVTAALEFEDPDDEQAVELQQLLHTEDALAFTSSATGLDPEHPLFPAVRDAVVSRQTALNAS, encoded by the coding sequence ATGAAGGCCGTGCACTTCGGCGCGGGCAACATCGGCCGCGGATTCGTGGGGCTGCTCCTGCACGAGGGCGGATACGAGGTCGTGTTCTCCGATGTCGCCGACGCTCTCGTCGACGCCATCAACGCCGTCGATTCGTACACGGTGCACGAGGCCGGACCCGGCGGCACCGACCACGTGGTGACCGGCTTCCGGGCGGTCAACAGCAGGACCGATCCGGATGCAGTGGCCGACGAGGTCGCGACCGCCGATGTGGTCACGACGGCGGTCGGACCGACCGTGCTGCGCTTCGTCGCCCCCACGATCGTCGCGGGCCTCGCCCTGCGCCCTGCCGGAGCCGCTCCCCTGCAGGTCATGGCCTGCGAGAACGCGATCGGGGCGACGGACACCCTCCGGGCGGAGATCGAGAAGGCGGCGGGCGCGGACGCCGAGGAGCTGCTGTCGCGTGCGGTGTTCGCGAACACCGCCGTCGACCGCATCGTCCCCGGTCAGCCCGCAGACGGCGGCGTCGACGTCACGGTCGAGCCGTACTTCGAGTGGGCGATCGAATCCCAGGCCTTCGGCGGCGCGCTGCCGAACATTCCCGGCGCTCATTTCGTCGACGATCTCGCCCCGTACATCGAGCGCAAGCTCTTCACGGTGAACACCGGCCACGCTGCCACGGCCTACTTCGGCGCACGGGCCGGCATCGAGCGCATCTCCGACGCCCTGGCCGACCCCGACATCGTCGCACGCGTCTCGGCCGCTCTCGAGGAGACCTCCGCGGTGCTGGTCGCCGAACACGGGCTCGACCCGGCCGAACTGGCCGCGTACCGAGCGACGATCCTCGAGCGGTTCCGCAATCCGGCGCTCGTCGACACCGTGCAGCGGGTCGGCCGTCAGCCGTTGCGCAAGATCTCCCGACACGAGCGCTTCATCGGACCGGCGGCGATGGCTGCCGAGAGAGGGCTCTCCACGATCGCGCTGGTCGGCGCGGTCACCGCAGCCCTCGAGTTCGAGGATCCCGATGACGAGCAGGCGGTCGAGCTGCAGCAGCTCCTGCACACGGAGGATGCGCTGGCGTTCACCTCGTCCGCAACGGGGCTCGACCCCGAGCATCCGCTGTTCCCGGCGGTCCGCGACGCAGTCGTCTCCCGTCAGACAGCACTGAACGCCTCCTGA
- a CDS encoding phospho-sugar mutase: MNDERLAQARAWMRQDPDHETRDELAVVITRAADGDESAAAELDDRFSTRLAFGTAGLRGALGAGSNRMNRVLVAQAAAGFASYLREKSHGRTPTVVIGYDGRRNSRVFATDSAELFAGAGLRAILLPRLLPTPVLAFAVRHLGADAGVMVTASHNPPNDNGYKVYLGGADQGSQIVAPADAEIAAHIQRVADADDVTSLPRSTDYETAGEAVVDAYVAATAAVAPAPAGASDLRWVYTAMHGVGWETLSKIVAAAGYPQPMVVGEQLEPDATFRTVSFPNPEEPGAMDLSFARARRVQADFIIANDPDADRLAVAIPDASSEGGWRRLTGNEVGLLLGARAARAAEGTPGASLACSLVSSPGLGAVAAHHGLDFHETLTGFKWISRAPGIVFGFEEALGYLVNPETVRDKDGISATVAILGLAAEAHERGRSLADLLSELGDTYGHFASGQVSVRVQDLSVIGTVMLSLRTLPPTHFGSHAIASAEDLLHADAGQPSGDVLRYRLTDGSRIIVRPSGTEPKLKVYIDAAADSAERATATVAELEAAVRLLLEERS; this comes from the coding sequence GTGAACGACGAGCGTCTCGCGCAGGCGCGCGCGTGGATGAGACAGGACCCCGATCACGAGACCCGCGACGAGCTGGCCGTGGTCATCACGCGGGCAGCCGATGGCGACGAGTCGGCCGCCGCCGAACTCGATGATCGTTTCAGCACCCGACTCGCGTTCGGCACCGCCGGTCTCCGCGGAGCCCTGGGGGCCGGCAGCAACCGCATGAACCGCGTGCTCGTCGCGCAGGCGGCCGCCGGGTTCGCCTCATACCTGCGCGAGAAGTCGCACGGCCGCACGCCGACCGTGGTGATCGGCTATGACGGACGCCGCAACTCCCGCGTGTTCGCGACCGACTCCGCCGAGCTGTTCGCCGGAGCAGGGCTGCGCGCGATCCTGCTGCCGAGACTGCTGCCCACGCCCGTGCTCGCGTTCGCGGTGCGTCACCTGGGCGCGGATGCCGGTGTCATGGTGACCGCGTCGCACAACCCGCCGAACGACAACGGATACAAGGTCTATCTGGGCGGCGCCGATCAGGGCTCGCAGATCGTCGCACCCGCCGATGCCGAGATCGCCGCGCACATCCAGCGGGTCGCCGATGCGGACGACGTCACGTCGTTGCCTCGCTCCACCGACTATGAGACGGCCGGCGAAGCCGTGGTCGACGCGTACGTCGCCGCGACAGCGGCGGTCGCTCCCGCACCAGCCGGCGCGTCCGATCTGCGCTGGGTCTACACCGCCATGCACGGGGTCGGCTGGGAGACGCTGTCGAAGATCGTCGCGGCCGCCGGATACCCTCAGCCGATGGTCGTCGGAGAGCAGCTCGAACCCGACGCGACGTTCCGCACCGTCTCGTTCCCCAACCCGGAGGAGCCGGGGGCGATGGACCTGTCCTTCGCCCGGGCTCGCCGCGTGCAGGCGGACTTCATCATCGCCAATGATCCGGATGCCGACCGACTCGCCGTGGCGATCCCGGACGCGTCGTCGGAGGGCGGATGGCGGCGACTCACCGGCAACGAGGTCGGGCTCCTCCTGGGCGCTCGCGCCGCCAGGGCCGCCGAGGGCACGCCGGGTGCATCGCTCGCGTGCTCCCTGGTCTCATCGCCCGGCCTCGGCGCGGTCGCCGCCCATCACGGGCTCGACTTCCACGAGACGCTCACGGGCTTCAAATGGATCTCCCGCGCCCCCGGCATCGTCTTCGGCTTCGAGGAGGCACTCGGCTACCTCGTGAATCCCGAGACCGTGCGCGACAAGGACGGCATCTCGGCGACCGTGGCGATCCTCGGACTCGCCGCCGAGGCGCACGAGCGCGGACGCTCTCTCGCCGACCTGCTGTCCGAGCTCGGTGACACGTACGGTCACTTCGCCAGCGGTCAGGTGTCGGTCCGCGTGCAGGACCTCTCGGTCATCGGCACCGTGATGCTCTCGCTGCGCACGCTGCCGCCGACGCACTTCGGCAGCCACGCGATCGCCTCCGCGGAGGATCTGCTGCACGCCGACGCAGGGCAGCCCTCGGGCGACGTGCTGCGGTATCGACTCACGGACGGCTCGCGCATCATCGTCCGTCCGAGCGGCACCGAGCCGAAGCTCAAGGTCTACATCGACGCGGCCGCGGACTCCGCAGAGCGCGCCACCGCGACGGTCGCCGAGCTCGAGGCCGCGGTGCGCCTGCTCCTGGAAGAACGCTCGTAG
- a CDS encoding PTS sugar transporter subunit IIB: MKILVVCGAGASSTFVAQRLRRAASEAGLDWDAAAGMEQSVAGSDHDLILIGPHLADRLEAIRQAAPAQVAVLPDDVFADRDGTRTLALAQSIVSSARNTPKGTS, from the coding sequence ATGAAGATCCTCGTGGTGTGCGGCGCTGGCGCGTCGAGCACGTTCGTCGCGCAACGACTCCGCCGGGCGGCTTCCGAAGCCGGCCTCGACTGGGACGCCGCAGCCGGCATGGAGCAGTCCGTCGCCGGCAGCGACCACGACCTCATCCTCATCGGCCCTCATCTCGCCGATCGCCTCGAGGCGATCCGCCAGGCGGCGCCCGCTCAGGTGGCCGTGCTCCCCGACGACGTCTTCGCCGATCGGGACGGCACCCGCACGCTGGCACTCGCACAGTCGATCGTCTCCAGCGCCAGGAACACCCCGAAAGGAACATCATGA
- a CDS encoding HPr family phosphocarrier protein: MPRRHVVISAHNGVHARPVAELVRLVQAHSHAVTLRTSSGAVVDLSSVLALMDLALAPGDAVVLETADSAGADAVLDTLAGVLDPRG; encoded by the coding sequence ATGCCGAGAAGACATGTCGTGATCAGCGCGCACAACGGGGTGCACGCGCGCCCCGTCGCCGAGCTCGTGCGGCTCGTGCAGGCGCATTCGCACGCGGTGACCCTGCGGACGTCGTCGGGCGCGGTCGTGGACCTCAGCAGCGTTCTCGCGCTGATGGACCTCGCACTCGCGCCCGGCGATGCCGTGGTGCTCGAGACGGCGGACTCGGCCGGCGCCGACGCCGTGCTCGACACCCTCGCCGGCGTCCTCGACCCTCGGGGCTGA
- a CDS encoding PTS mannitol transporter subunit IICB, with protein sequence MTTTSPAATKAGGLRTGVQRFGTFLSGMIMPNIAAFIAWGFITMLFIPAGFFGSESPFGWHWAGVAETIGGGGDSAVVGWQGAMTAVAEGADGNIFAYVGLVGPMVTYLLPLLIANTAGRMVYGERGGVVATIATMGVIVGTNIPMFLGAMIMGPLAAWITKQMDRMWDGKIRPGFEMLVNNFSAGILGMILAIVGFFAFGPVMLGISAVLGGAVDWLVALNLLPLVSIIVEPAKVLFLNNAINHGVFTPLGIEQAAETGKSILFLIEANPGPGLGLLLAFSFFGVGAAKASAPGAAIIQFFGGIHEIYFPYALSKPTTILALIAGGAAGVTTNMVLGGGLAFPAAPGSIIAVTAAAVGPGVPNLLVVYLSVIIAAVVTFLITGVILRASRKRDLEAEGDSFGDAIAQTEANKGKSSAAMDALRASSGTGAAGAAAAAGTGVATDRRIENIVFACDAGMGSSAMGASVLRNKFKKAGVEGVTVTNQAIANLDGSADLVITQQQLTDRAKAQSPNSVHVSVDNFMNSPKYEEVVEMVREQRDTDA encoded by the coding sequence ATGACGACGACGTCACCCGCCGCCACGAAGGCAGGCGGCCTCCGAACGGGCGTGCAGCGCTTCGGCACGTTCCTCTCGGGCATGATCATGCCCAACATCGCCGCGTTCATCGCGTGGGGATTCATCACGATGCTCTTCATCCCGGCCGGATTCTTCGGGTCCGAGAGCCCGTTCGGCTGGCACTGGGCCGGTGTCGCCGAGACCATCGGCGGCGGCGGCGATTCCGCAGTGGTCGGCTGGCAGGGCGCCATGACCGCGGTGGCCGAAGGCGCCGACGGCAACATCTTCGCGTACGTGGGCCTCGTCGGACCGATGGTCACGTACCTGCTGCCGCTCCTCATCGCCAACACCGCGGGCCGCATGGTCTACGGCGAGCGCGGTGGAGTCGTCGCGACGATCGCGACGATGGGTGTCATCGTCGGCACCAACATCCCGATGTTCCTCGGCGCGATGATCATGGGGCCGCTCGCGGCCTGGATCACCAAGCAGATGGACCGGATGTGGGACGGCAAGATCCGCCCCGGCTTCGAGATGCTGGTGAACAACTTCTCGGCCGGCATCCTGGGCATGATCCTCGCGATCGTGGGATTCTTCGCCTTCGGTCCCGTGATGCTCGGCATCAGCGCGGTTCTCGGCGGTGCCGTCGACTGGCTGGTCGCGCTGAACCTGCTGCCCCTCGTGTCGATCATCGTGGAGCCCGCGAAGGTGCTGTTCCTGAACAACGCCATCAACCACGGCGTGTTCACTCCGCTCGGCATCGAGCAGGCGGCCGAGACCGGCAAGTCGATCCTCTTCCTGATCGAGGCGAACCCCGGTCCCGGCCTCGGTCTGCTGCTCGCGTTCTCGTTCTTCGGCGTCGGTGCGGCCAAGGCGTCTGCGCCCGGAGCGGCGATCATCCAGTTCTTCGGCGGCATCCACGAGATCTACTTCCCGTACGCGCTGAGCAAGCCGACCACCATCCTCGCCCTGATCGCGGGTGGCGCGGCCGGTGTCACGACCAACATGGTGCTCGGAGGCGGCCTGGCGTTCCCGGCAGCCCCCGGCAGCATCATCGCCGTGACCGCGGCCGCCGTCGGCCCCGGCGTCCCGAACCTGCTCGTGGTCTACCTCTCGGTGATCATCGCCGCGGTCGTCACGTTCCTCATCACCGGCGTCATCCTGCGGGCATCCCGCAAGCGCGACCTCGAGGCCGAGGGCGACAGCTTCGGCGACGCGATCGCACAGACCGAGGCGAACAAGGGCAAGTCCTCCGCCGCGATGGACGCCCTTCGCGCCTCGTCGGGTACGGGAGCTGCCGGAGCAGCCGCTGCGGCTGGCACGGGCGTCGCCACGGACCGTCGCATCGAGAACATCGTGTTCGCCTGCGACGCCGGAATGGGATCGTCGGCCATGGGCGCGAGCGTGCTGCGCAACAAGTTCAAGAAGGCAGGGGTCGAGGGCGTCACCGTCACGAACCAGGCCATCGCGAACCTCGACGGCAGCGCCGACCTGGTCATCACCCAGCAGCAGCTGACCGACCGGGCGAAGGCGCAGTCGCCGAACTCGGTGCACGTGTCCGTCGACAACTTCATGAACTCTCCGAAGTACGAAGAGGTCGTCGAGATGGTGCGCGAACAGCGCGACACCGACGCGTGA
- a CDS encoding purine-nucleoside phosphorylase produces MSETHSNPLDDPNANPFEVAADAAADIARLTGVEKHDIALTLGSGWGKAADIIGETTATIPATEVTGFSKPALEGHVGTLRSIRTPDGKNVLVIGARTHYYEGHGVRRVVHSVRTAAATGAKIMVLTNGAGGVRETWTPGQPVLISDHINLTADSPLEGATFIDLTDLYSTRLRDIARSVDPTLDEGVYTQFRGPHYETPAEVQMAKHIGGHIVGMSTALEAIAAREAGMEILGFSLITNLAAGIQKTPLSHAEVIEAGREAEPVISALLARVVEAL; encoded by the coding sequence ATGTCTGAAACACACAGCAACCCCCTCGACGACCCGAATGCGAACCCGTTCGAGGTCGCAGCCGACGCAGCCGCCGACATCGCGCGCCTGACCGGAGTCGAGAAGCACGACATCGCCCTGACCCTCGGCAGCGGCTGGGGCAAGGCCGCCGACATCATCGGCGAGACCACGGCGACCATCCCCGCCACCGAGGTCACCGGCTTCTCGAAGCCCGCTCTCGAGGGCCACGTGGGCACCCTGCGCAGCATCCGCACTCCCGATGGCAAGAACGTCCTCGTCATCGGTGCCCGCACCCACTACTACGAGGGCCACGGCGTGCGCCGTGTCGTGCACTCGGTGCGCACCGCCGCGGCCACGGGCGCCAAGATCATGGTGCTGACGAACGGCGCCGGCGGAGTGCGCGAGACGTGGACTCCCGGCCAGCCCGTGCTGATCAGCGACCACATCAATCTCACGGCCGACTCCCCTCTCGAGGGCGCGACCTTCATCGACCTCACCGACCTCTATTCGACGCGTCTGCGCGACATCGCCCGGAGCGTCGACCCCACGCTCGACGAGGGCGTGTACACGCAGTTCCGCGGCCCGCACTACGAGACGCCGGCCGAGGTGCAGATGGCCAAGCACATCGGCGGACACATCGTGGGAATGTCGACAGCGCTCGAGGCGATCGCCGCTCGCGAGGCCGGCATGGAGATCCTCGGGTTCTCGCTCATCACCAACCTCGCCGCCGGCATCCAGAAGACGCCGCTCAGCCACGCTGAGGTCATCGAGGCCGGTCGAGAGGCCGAACCGGTCATCTCGGCGCTGCTGGCCCGAGTGGTCGAGGCGCTGTGA
- a CDS encoding PTS sugar transporter subunit IIA, producing the protein MSVLTPDQVRIHSGSSTQEEALQEATDILVAAGAVTPAYVDAMRQREQTVSTYMGNGLAIPHGTNDAKDAILGSALSVVRYDGGVDWDGEAATFVVGIAGRGDEHLEILSQIAILFSDEDDVAKLNAAQTPDELYALLSAVND; encoded by the coding sequence ATGAGCGTTCTCACCCCCGATCAGGTCCGCATCCACTCCGGAAGCAGCACGCAGGAGGAAGCCCTCCAGGAGGCGACCGACATCCTCGTCGCGGCAGGCGCCGTCACCCCCGCCTATGTCGACGCGATGCGTCAGCGCGAGCAGACGGTCTCGACCTACATGGGCAACGGTCTGGCGATTCCGCACGGCACGAACGACGCCAAGGATGCGATCCTCGGATCCGCGCTGTCTGTCGTCCGCTACGACGGCGGAGTCGACTGGGACGGGGAGGCCGCGACGTTCGTCGTCGGCATCGCCGGCCGTGGCGACGAGCACCTCGAGATCCTCTCGCAGATCGCGATCCTGTTCTCCGATGAGGACGACGTCGCGAAGCTCAACGCGGCGCAGACGCCCGACGAGCTGTACGCCCTGCTCTCGGCGGTGAACGACTGA
- a CDS encoding HPr family phosphocarrier protein: MTVSRTVRIGSSHGLHARPAKLFAQAAKDSGIPVTIAKDSGKAVNAASILGVIALAIEHGDYVTLTADGDSAEGVLDTLTELLTTDHDQDAGV, from the coding sequence ATGACCGTCTCCCGCACCGTCCGCATCGGCTCATCCCATGGACTCCACGCCCGTCCGGCGAAGCTGTTCGCACAGGCGGCGAAGGACTCGGGGATTCCCGTGACCATCGCGAAGGACTCGGGGAAGGCGGTCAACGCGGCCAGCATCCTCGGCGTGATCGCACTGGCGATCGAGCACGGCGACTACGTCACGCTGACGGCCGACGGCGACAGCGCGGAAGGCGTGCTCGACACGCTCACCGAGCTGCTCACGACCGACCATGATCAGGACGCCGGAGTATGA